Proteins co-encoded in one Corylus avellana chromosome ca9, CavTom2PMs-1.0 genomic window:
- the LOC132162454 gene encoding 7-deoxyloganetic acid glucosyltransferase-like produces the protein MSFAVDIAKELGVRVITFWAFSPCCLWPFLCLPKLIEEGQLPVGGEDDDMDRMIKGVPGIEGLLRRRDLPSICRRQLDSPIFQFYVEQIKAMTQTSALILNTFDRLEDPTLSYIAPLFSKIYTIGPLTALLTSHIEHDILPSLSSFNNLCEADRSCMTWLDSQSLRSVVYVSFGTTGLMKRSQLLEFWHGLVNSGKPFLWVVRRDDIEGAEAEHPIPEELQVGTKERGFLVDWAPQEEVLAHQAVGGFLTHNGWNSTLEGIVAGVPMVCWPTLADQQINSRWVSEVWRIGLDMKDTCDRSTIEMMIRAVMEERREEMMRSMDRIVKLAHDCVNHGGSSYHNLDKLIEDIKEI, from the exons ATGTCCTTCGCAGTTGATATTGCTAAGGAATTGGGCGTTCGCGTAATTACGTTTTGGGCCTTCAGTCCTTGCTGCTTGTGGCCTTTTCTCTGCCTCCCGAAGCTCATTGAGGAAGGTCAGCTCCCTGTAGGAGGTGAGG ATGACGATATGGATCGGATGATCAAAGGCGTGCCAGGTATAGAAGGCCTTTTGCGACGTCGAGATTTACCCAGTATTTGTAGACGACAATTGGATAGCCCCATCTTTCAATTCTACGTCGAGCAGATCAAGGCCATGACTCAAACTTCAGCTCTCATACTCAACACCTTTGACCGCCTCGAAGATCCCACTCTCTCTTACATCGCCCCTCTCTTTTCTAAAATTTACACAATTGGACCTCTCACTGCTCTTCTGACATCCCATATTGAACATGACATTTTACCGTCTTTATCGTCCTTTAATAATTTATGCGAAGCGGACCGCAGTTGCATGACCTGGCTCGATTCACAATCGTTAAGATCCGTTGTTTACGTTAGCTTCGGCACCACGGGGTTGATGAAACGTAGTCAGTTGTTGGAGTTTTGGCACGGCCTGGTCAACAGTGGCAAGCCGTTTTTATGGGTTGTACGGCGTGATGACATTGAGGGTGCGGAAGCAGAGCACCCAATACCAGAGGAGCTACAAGTGGGCACCAAAGAAAGGGGCTTTTTAGTGGATTGGGCTCCACAAGAAGAAGTCTTGGCCCATCAGGCGGTGGGTGGGTTTTTGACCCATAATGGCTGGAACTCAACCCTAGAGGGCATTGTTGCTGGGGTCCCTATGGTTTGTTGGCCCACACTCGCCGACCAGCAAATTAATAGCAGGTGGGTTAGTGAGGTATGGAGAATTGGCCTTGACATGAAGGACACGTGTGATAGATCGACGATTGAGATGATGATAAGAGCAGTGATGGAGGAGAGAAGGGAGGAAATGATGAGGTCAATGGATCGGATTGTGAAATTGGCTCATGATTGTGTTAACCATGGTGGATCTTCCTACCACAATTTGGACAAGCTTATTGaagacataaaagaaatatga